A genomic window from Peromyscus maniculatus bairdii isolate BWxNUB_F1_BW_parent chromosome 1, HU_Pman_BW_mat_3.1, whole genome shotgun sequence includes:
- the Ranbp6 gene encoding ran-binding protein 6 isoform X1 codes for MAAAGSAGLPATVSEKQEFYQLLKNLINPSCMVRRQAEEVYENIPGLCKTTFLLDAVRNRRAGYEVRQMAAALLRRLLSSGFEEVYPNLPPDVQRDVKIELILAVKLETHASMRKKLCDIFAVLARNLIDEDGTNHWPEGLKFLIDSIHSKNVVLWEVALHVFWHFPGIFGNQDRHDLDIIKRLLDQCIQDQEHPAIRTLSARAAAAFVLANENNIALFKDFADLLPGILQAVNDSCYQDDDSVLESLVEIADTVPKYLGPYLEDTLQLSLKLCGDSRLSNLQRQLALEVIVTLSETATPMLKKHTNIIAQAVPHVLAMMVDLQDDEDWVNADEMEEDDFDSNAVAAESALDRLACGLGGKVVLPMTKEHIMQMLQSHDWKCRHAGLMALSAIGEGCHQQMEPILDETVNSVLLFLQDPHPRVRAAACTTLGQMATDFAPSFQKKFHEIVITALLRTMENQGNQRVQSHAASALVIFIEDCPKSLLILYLENMVKSLHSILVIKLQELIRNGTKLALEQLVTTIASVADAIEESFVPYYDIFMPSLKHVVELAVQKELKLLRGKTIECISHVGLAVGKEKFMQDASNVMQLLLKTQSDLNAMEDDDPQTSYMVSAWARMCKILGKDFQQYLPLVIEPLIKTASAKPDVALLDTQDVENMSDDDGWQFVNLGDQQSFGIKTSGLEAKATACQMLVYYAKELREGFVEYTEQVVKLMVPLLKFYFHDNVRVAAAEAMPFLLECARIRGSEYLSEMWQFICDPLIKAIGTEPDTDVLSEIMNSFAKSIEVMGDGCLNDEHLEELGGILKAKLEGHFKNQELRQVKRQEENYDQQVEMSLQDEDECDVYILTKVSDILHSLFSTYKEKILPWFEQLLPLIVNLICSSRPWPDRQWGLCIFDDIIEHCSPTSFKYVEYFRWPMLLNMRDNNPEVRQAAAYGLGVMAQFGGDDYRSLCSEAVPLLVKVIKCANSKTKKNVIATENCISAIGKIMKFKPNCVNIDEVLPHWLSWLPLHEDKEEAIQTLNFLCDLIESNHPVVIGPNNSNLPKIISIIAEGKINETISHEDPCAKRLANVVRQIQTSEELWLQCISQLDEDQQEALQELLNVA; via the coding sequence ATGGCGGCGGCCGGGTCTGCAGGGTTGCCGGCGACCGTGTCGGAAAAGCAGGAGTTTTACCAGCTTCTGAAGAACCTGATCAATCCAAGCTGTATGGTGCGGAGGCAAGCAGAGGAAGTCTATGAGAATATCCCAGGTCTGTGTAAGACTACATTCCTCTTAGACGCCGTCCGAAATAGAAGAGCAGGTTATGAGGTGAGACAAATGGCTGCCGCACTGCTACGACGGCTTTTGTCCTCTGGGTTTGAGGAGGTCTATCCAAATCTGCCTCCTGATGTGCAGAGGGATGTCAAGATTGAACTCATCCTGGCTGTTAAATTAGAAACGCATGCTAGCATGAGGAAAAAGCTTTGTGATATTTTTGCGGTGCTGGCCAGGAATTTGATAGATGAGGATGGCACTAACCATTGGCCAGAGGGTCTGAAATTCCTCATTGATTCGATTCACTCTAAAAATGTGGTTCTGTGGGAAGTTGCACTTCACGTTTTCTGGCACTTTCCTGGGATTTTTGGGAACCAAGATCGCCACGATTTGGATATCATCAAGAGGTTGTTGGACCAGTGTATTCAAGATCAAGAGCATCCAGCAATCAGGACATTATCTGCTAGAGCCGCAGCTGCATTTGTCCTTGCTAATGAAAACAATATTGCTCTTTTCAAAGACTTTGCAGACTTGCTTCCTGGAATCTTACAGGCTGTGAATGATTCCTGCTACCAGGATGATGATTCGGTGCTAGAATCCCTTGTTGAGATTGCAGATACTGTACCTAAGTATTTGGGTCCCTATTTAGAAGATACTCTGCAGTTGAGCCTGAAGTTATGTGGCGACTCTAGGCTTAGTAATCTGCAACGCCAGCTGGCTCTGGAAGTAATAGTGACCTTATCTGAAACTGCAACTCCGATGTTGAAAAAACATACCAATATTATTGCCCAGGCTGTGCCTCATGTATTAGCGATGATGGTCGATCTCCAAGATGACGAGGACTGGGTAAATGCTGATGAGATGGAAGAAGATGATTTTGACAGCAATGCGGTTGCTGCTGAGAGTGCACTAGACAGACTGGCTTGTGGACTTGGTGGAAAAGTTGTCTTGCCAATGACCAAGGAGCATATCATGCAGATGCTTCAGAGTCACGACTGGAAATGTCGACATGCTGGACTAATGGCCTTATCAGCCATCGGAGAAGGTTGCCATCAGCAAATGGAACCAATTCTAGATGAAACAGTTAACtcagttttgctttttcttcagGATCCTCACCCAAGGGTGAGGGCTGCTGCCTGCACTACACTGGGACAGATGGCTACAGATTTTGCACCTAGTTTCCAAAAGAAATTCCATGAAATAGTGATTACAGCTTTGTTGCGAACCATGGAAAATCAAGGTAATCAGCGTGTGCAATCTCATGCGGCTTCTgctcttgttatttttattgagGACTGCCCCAAATCCTTGCTAAttctatatttagaaaatatggtCAAAAGTCTGCATTCCATCTTGGTAATTAAACTTCAAGAGCTGATTCGGAATGGAACTAAGTTGGCCTTAGAACAACTTGTGACAACCATTGCCTCAGTTGCAGATGCAATAGAAGAAAGCTTTGTTCCATATTATGATATATTTATGCCCTCACTCAAACATGTTGTTGAGCTCGCCGTTCAAAAGGAACTCAAGCTTCTTCGAGGAAAAACTATTGAGTGCATTAGCCATGTTGGCCTTGCCGTTGGGAAGGAAAAATTTATGCAAGATGCATCGAATGTGATGCAGTTACTGTTGAAGACACAATCAGACTTAAATGCGATGGAGGATGACGACCCTCAGACTTCTTACATGGTTTCGGCATGGGCTAGAATGTGTAAAATTCTTGGAAAAGACTTTCAGCAGTATCTTCCACTGGTTATCGAGCCTCTAATTAAGACTGCCTCAGCTAAACCTGACGTCGCTCTCTTAGACACACAAGACGTGGAGAACATGAGCGATGATGATGGCTGGCAGTTTGTAAATCTCGGAGACCAGCAGAGCTTTGGAATTAAAACTTCGGGACTTGAAGCAAAAGCAACTGCTTGCCAGATGTTGGTGTACTATGCTAAGGAGTTAAGAGAAGGATTTGTGGAATACACAGAACAAGTTGTGAAGCTGATGGTCCCtttgttgaaattttattttcacgACAATGTTCGAGTGGCAGCTGCAGAAGCCATGCCCTTTCTCTTGGAATGTGCAAGAATTCGTGGCTCAGAGTATCTTTCAGAGATGTGGCAGTTTATATGTGATCCCTTAATCAAGGCTATTGGCACTGAACCTGATACTGATGTACTTTCAGAAATAATGAATTCTTTTGCAAAGTCCATTGAGGTAATGGGGGATGGTTGTCTTAATGATGAACACTTGGAAGAACTTGGAGGAATTTTGAAGGCAAAACTTGAAGGGCACTTTAAAAACCAAGAGTTGCGGCAAGTAAAAAGGCAAGAAGAAAATTATGACCAACAGGTTGAAATGTCTCTTCAAGATGAGGATGAATGTGATGTTTACATTCTGACCAAAGTATCAGATATTCTACACTCATTATTTAGCACTTACAAGGAAAAGATTTTGCCATGGTTTGAACAGCTACTTCCACTAATTGTGAATCTAATTTGTTCAAGTAGGCCGTGGCCAGACCGACAGTGGGGATTGTGCATATTTGATGACATCATAGAGCACTGCAGTCCAACCTCATTCAAATATGTTGAGTATTTCCGGTGGCCGATGCTACTCAATATGCGAGATAACAACCCCGAAGTCAGGCAGGCTGCTGCCTATGGATTGGGTGTCATGGCGCAGTTTGGTGGAGACGATTATCGTTCTTTATGTTCAGAAGCTGTCCCGCTGTTGGTAAAGGTTATTAAGTGTGCAAattccaaaaccaaaaaaaatgtcATTGCTACAGAGAACTGTATCTCAGCAATAGGAAAGATTATGAAGTTCAAGCCCAATTGTGTAAACATAGATGAAGTTCTCCCACACTGGCTGTCATGGCTTCCACTGCATGAAGATAAAGAAGAAGCTATTCagactttgaattttctctgtgACCTAATTGAAAGTAACCACCCGGTTGTGATTGGTCCCAATAATTCCAATCTTCCAAAAATCATCAGTATAATTGCAGAAGGAAAAATTAATGAGACTATTAGCCATGAAGACCCCTGTGCCAAACGCCTAGCTAACGTTGTTCGGCAGATACAGACTTCTGAAGAATTATGGTTGCAATGCATATCCCAACTCGATGAAGACCAGCAGGAAGctttacaagaattactcaacgTTGCTTGA
- the Ranbp6 gene encoding ran-binding protein 6 isoform X2, with product MAAAGSAGLPATVSEKQEFYQLLKNLINPSCMVRRQAEEVYENIPGLCKTTFLLDAVRNRRAGYEDPHPRVRAAACTTLGQMATDFAPSFQKKFHEIVITALLRTMENQGNQRVQSHAASALVIFIEDCPKSLLILYLENMVKSLHSILVIKLQELIRNGTKLALEQLVTTIASVADAIEESFVPYYDIFMPSLKHVVELAVQKELKLLRGKTIECISHVGLAVGKEKFMQDASNVMQLLLKTQSDLNAMEDDDPQTSYMVSAWARMCKILGKDFQQYLPLVIEPLIKTASAKPDVALLDTQDVENMSDDDGWQFVNLGDQQSFGIKTSGLEAKATACQMLVYYAKELREGFVEYTEQVVKLMVPLLKFYFHDNVRVAAAEAMPFLLECARIRGSEYLSEMWQFICDPLIKAIGTEPDTDVLSEIMNSFAKSIEVMGDGCLNDEHLEELGGILKAKLEGHFKNQELRQVKRQEENYDQQVEMSLQDEDECDVYILTKVSDILHSLFSTYKEKILPWFEQLLPLIVNLICSSRPWPDRQWGLCIFDDIIEHCSPTSFKYVEYFRWPMLLNMRDNNPEVRQAAAYGLGVMAQFGGDDYRSLCSEAVPLLVKVIKCANSKTKKNVIATENCISAIGKIMKFKPNCVNIDEVLPHWLSWLPLHEDKEEAIQTLNFLCDLIESNHPVVIGPNNSNLPKIISIIAEGKINETISHEDPCAKRLANVVRQIQTSEELWLQCISQLDEDQQEALQELLNVA from the exons ATGGCGGCGGCCGGGTCTGCAGGGTTGCCGGCGACCGTGTCGGAAAAGCAGGAGTTTTACCAGCTTCTGAAGAACCTGATCAATCCAAGCTGTATGGTGCGGAGGCAAGCAGAGGAAGTCTATGAGAATATCCCAGGTCTGTGTAAGACTACATTCCTCTTAGACGCCGTCCGAAATAGAAGAGCAGGTTATGAG GATCCTCACCCAAGGGTGAGGGCTGCTGCCTGCACTACACTGGGACAGATGGCTACAGATTTTGCACCTAGTTTCCAAAAGAAATTCCATGAAATAGTGATTACAGCTTTGTTGCGAACCATGGAAAATCAAGGTAATCAGCGTGTGCAATCTCATGCGGCTTCTgctcttgttatttttattgagGACTGCCCCAAATCCTTGCTAAttctatatttagaaaatatggtCAAAAGTCTGCATTCCATCTTGGTAATTAAACTTCAAGAGCTGATTCGGAATGGAACTAAGTTGGCCTTAGAACAACTTGTGACAACCATTGCCTCAGTTGCAGATGCAATAGAAGAAAGCTTTGTTCCATATTATGATATATTTATGCCCTCACTCAAACATGTTGTTGAGCTCGCCGTTCAAAAGGAACTCAAGCTTCTTCGAGGAAAAACTATTGAGTGCATTAGCCATGTTGGCCTTGCCGTTGGGAAGGAAAAATTTATGCAAGATGCATCGAATGTGATGCAGTTACTGTTGAAGACACAATCAGACTTAAATGCGATGGAGGATGACGACCCTCAGACTTCTTACATGGTTTCGGCATGGGCTAGAATGTGTAAAATTCTTGGAAAAGACTTTCAGCAGTATCTTCCACTGGTTATCGAGCCTCTAATTAAGACTGCCTCAGCTAAACCTGACGTCGCTCTCTTAGACACACAAGACGTGGAGAACATGAGCGATGATGATGGCTGGCAGTTTGTAAATCTCGGAGACCAGCAGAGCTTTGGAATTAAAACTTCGGGACTTGAAGCAAAAGCAACTGCTTGCCAGATGTTGGTGTACTATGCTAAGGAGTTAAGAGAAGGATTTGTGGAATACACAGAACAAGTTGTGAAGCTGATGGTCCCtttgttgaaattttattttcacgACAATGTTCGAGTGGCAGCTGCAGAAGCCATGCCCTTTCTCTTGGAATGTGCAAGAATTCGTGGCTCAGAGTATCTTTCAGAGATGTGGCAGTTTATATGTGATCCCTTAATCAAGGCTATTGGCACTGAACCTGATACTGATGTACTTTCAGAAATAATGAATTCTTTTGCAAAGTCCATTGAGGTAATGGGGGATGGTTGTCTTAATGATGAACACTTGGAAGAACTTGGAGGAATTTTGAAGGCAAAACTTGAAGGGCACTTTAAAAACCAAGAGTTGCGGCAAGTAAAAAGGCAAGAAGAAAATTATGACCAACAGGTTGAAATGTCTCTTCAAGATGAGGATGAATGTGATGTTTACATTCTGACCAAAGTATCAGATATTCTACACTCATTATTTAGCACTTACAAGGAAAAGATTTTGCCATGGTTTGAACAGCTACTTCCACTAATTGTGAATCTAATTTGTTCAAGTAGGCCGTGGCCAGACCGACAGTGGGGATTGTGCATATTTGATGACATCATAGAGCACTGCAGTCCAACCTCATTCAAATATGTTGAGTATTTCCGGTGGCCGATGCTACTCAATATGCGAGATAACAACCCCGAAGTCAGGCAGGCTGCTGCCTATGGATTGGGTGTCATGGCGCAGTTTGGTGGAGACGATTATCGTTCTTTATGTTCAGAAGCTGTCCCGCTGTTGGTAAAGGTTATTAAGTGTGCAAattccaaaaccaaaaaaaatgtcATTGCTACAGAGAACTGTATCTCAGCAATAGGAAAGATTATGAAGTTCAAGCCCAATTGTGTAAACATAGATGAAGTTCTCCCACACTGGCTGTCATGGCTTCCACTGCATGAAGATAAAGAAGAAGCTATTCagactttgaattttctctgtgACCTAATTGAAAGTAACCACCCGGTTGTGATTGGTCCCAATAATTCCAATCTTCCAAAAATCATCAGTATAATTGCAGAAGGAAAAATTAATGAGACTATTAGCCATGAAGACCCCTGTGCCAAACGCCTAGCTAACGTTGTTCGGCAGATACAGACTTCTGAAGAATTATGGTTGCAATGCATATCCCAACTCGATGAAGACCAGCAGGAAGctttacaagaattactcaacgTTGCTTGA
- the Ranbp6 gene encoding ran-binding protein 6 isoform X3, giving the protein MAAAGSAGLPATVSEKQEFYQLLKNLINPSCMVRRQAEEVYENIPGSSPKGEGCCLHYTGTDGYRFCT; this is encoded by the exons ATGGCGGCGGCCGGGTCTGCAGGGTTGCCGGCGACCGTGTCGGAAAAGCAGGAGTTTTACCAGCTTCTGAAGAACCTGATCAATCCAAGCTGTATGGTGCGGAGGCAAGCAGAGGAAGTCTATGAGAATATCCCAG GATCCTCACCCAAGGGTGAGGGCTGCTGCCTGCACTACACTGGGACAGATGGCTACAGATTTTGCACCTAG